The following proteins are co-located in the Labrys monachus genome:
- a CDS encoding c-type cytochrome, protein MSGFSRDRRLAACSFQRKVRWKPAVPGTLLFLLLAATPAQAGGDADKGRAAFAKCRFCHQLGEGAKNSVGPVLNGVVGRPAASQPGYAYSAAMKASGKTWDDAALRAFLAAPAAVVPHTKMTFAGVRDAGTIDDILAYLIRFGPDGRAVP, encoded by the coding sequence ATGAGCGGGTTCTCCCGGGACCGCAGGCTTGCAGCCTGCTCCTTCCAACGCAAGGTGCGCTGGAAGCCCGCGGTCCCGGGAACGCTGCTTTTCCTCCTGCTCGCCGCTACCCCTGCGCAAGCGGGGGGCGACGCCGACAAGGGCAGGGCGGCCTTCGCCAAATGCCGTTTCTGCCATCAGCTCGGCGAGGGAGCGAAGAATTCGGTCGGGCCCGTCCTGAACGGCGTCGTCGGGCGCCCCGCCGCCTCCCAGCCGGGCTATGCCTATTCCGCAGCGATGAAGGCCTCCGGCAAGACATGGGACGACGCGGCGCTGCGGGCTTTCCTGGCCGCGCCGGCGGCGGTCGTGCCGCACACGAAGATGACGTTCGCGGGCGTGCGCGACGCCGGAACGATCGACGATATCCTCGCCTATCTCATCCGGTTCGGCCCGGACGGGCGGGCCGTGCCATGA
- a CDS encoding Crp/Fnr family transcriptional regulator — MSNTLSQIPLFQSLSEATIKAYDGRVRWARFEENELVIDYDDNTNDVYFLISGKVRVLYRTITGKEVILGELGAGQFFGELSAIDGIGRSANVTALNRSQMCIISGPVFMELVTQNPQVCRQILTLLASRVRFLNTKLAEHSFLQTKHRLYAEIIRLSQPRNGHPGQRVLSPPPFHHDLAARIGCRREAVSRELSALEKEGLVAKTRGALALVNPDELNRRISAALAD, encoded by the coding sequence ATGTCGAATACCTTGTCGCAGATCCCGCTCTTCCAGTCGCTGAGCGAGGCGACGATCAAGGCCTATGACGGCCGGGTCCGCTGGGCACGGTTCGAGGAAAACGAATTGGTGATCGATTACGACGACAACACCAACGACGTCTATTTCCTGATCTCGGGCAAGGTGCGCGTGCTCTACCGCACCATCACCGGCAAGGAGGTCATCCTCGGCGAGCTCGGCGCCGGACAGTTCTTCGGCGAATTGTCGGCGATCGACGGCATCGGGCGCTCGGCCAACGTCACCGCCCTCAACCGTTCGCAGATGTGCATCATATCGGGCCCCGTCTTCATGGAGCTGGTGACGCAGAACCCCCAGGTCTGCCGCCAGATCCTCACCCTGCTGGCGAGCCGGGTGCGGTTCCTCAACACCAAGCTGGCCGAACATTCCTTCCTGCAGACCAAGCACCGGCTCTATGCCGAGATCATCCGCCTCTCGCAGCCCCGCAACGGCCATCCCGGCCAGCGCGTGCTCTCGCCGCCGCCCTTCCACCACGATTTGGCGGCCCGCATCGGCTGCCGGCGCGAGGCGGTGTCGCGCGAATTGTCGGCCCTCGAGAAGGAGGGCCTGGTCGCCAAGACGCGCGGGGCGCTGGCGCTGGTCAACCCGGACGAACTCAACAGGCGGATCTCGGCGGCGCTGGCGGACTGA
- a CDS encoding amidohydrolase family protein → MAHEEAKAGGGNEKLVIRNIGLVLSGDIDRPILDADTIVSVGGRIAAIGREKDLDLAGAHNVIDANGTAVTPGLIDSHVHPVAGDWTPRQNQLGWIESNLHGGVTTMISAGEVHTPGRPRDVVGLKAMAIYAQRTFSAFRPSGVKVHAGAPVIEPEMVEEDFRDLAAAGVKLLGEVGLGGVKDGATARRMVAWARKYGIQSTIHTGGPSIPGSGLIDKDVVLEADTDVVGHINGGHTALPTDQIRCICEGCGRGLELVHNGNERAALYTLRVAREMNQLERIILGTDAPAGSGVQPLGIMRMVSMLSSLGDVPAEIALCFATGNTARMRSLDCGLIEVGRAADFVLMDKAQHSAGKDLLDSIQLGDLPGIGMTIIDGVVRTQRSRNTPPATKVPVIAGH, encoded by the coding sequence ATGGCGCATGAAGAGGCGAAGGCGGGCGGCGGAAACGAAAAGCTCGTCATCCGCAACATAGGCCTCGTCCTGAGCGGCGACATTGACCGGCCCATCCTCGACGCCGACACCATCGTCTCGGTCGGCGGCCGGATCGCCGCCATCGGCCGCGAGAAGGACCTCGACCTCGCCGGCGCCCACAATGTGATCGACGCCAACGGCACCGCGGTGACCCCGGGCCTGATCGACAGCCATGTCCACCCCGTCGCCGGCGACTGGACGCCGCGCCAGAACCAGCTCGGCTGGATCGAATCCAACCTGCATGGCGGCGTCACCACGATGATCTCGGCCGGCGAGGTGCACACGCCCGGCCGGCCGCGCGACGTCGTCGGCCTCAAGGCGATGGCGATCTATGCCCAGCGCACCTTTTCCGCCTTCCGGCCGAGCGGCGTGAAGGTCCATGCCGGCGCGCCGGTGATCGAGCCGGAGATGGTGGAGGAGGATTTCCGCGACCTCGCCGCCGCGGGCGTGAAGCTGCTCGGCGAGGTCGGCCTCGGCGGCGTCAAGGACGGCGCCACCGCCCGCCGGATGGTGGCCTGGGCCCGCAAATACGGCATCCAGTCGACCATCCATACCGGCGGGCCGTCCATCCCCGGGTCGGGGCTGATCGACAAGGACGTGGTGCTGGAAGCCGATACCGACGTCGTCGGCCATATCAATGGCGGCCATACGGCGCTGCCGACCGACCAGATCCGCTGCATCTGCGAGGGATGCGGTCGCGGCCTCGAACTCGTGCACAACGGCAATGAGCGCGCCGCGCTCTACACCCTGCGCGTGGCGCGGGAAATGAACCAGCTGGAGCGCATCATCCTCGGCACCGACGCCCCGGCCGGCTCCGGCGTGCAACCGCTCGGCATCATGCGCATGGTCTCGATGCTGTCCTCGCTCGGCGACGTGCCGGCCGAGATCGCCCTGTGCTTCGCCACCGGCAACACCGCCCGCATGCGCTCGCTCGATTGCGGCCTGATCGAGGTGGGACGCGCCGCCGACTTCGTGCTGATGGACAAGGCGCAGCATTCGGCCGGCAAGGACCTGCTGGACAGCATCCAGCTCGGCGACCTGCCGGGCATCGGCATGACCATCATCGACGGCGTGGTGCGCACCCAGCGCAGCCGCAACACGCCGCCAGCGACCAAGGTGCCGGTGATCGCAGGCCATTGA
- a CDS encoding monovalent cation:proton antiporter-2 (CPA2) family protein produces the protein MEHASTSFLPSILLFLGAAVIAVPLFKRIGLGAILGYLVAGVAIGPSGFALFTDTGSIQHIGELGIVLLLFVIGLELQVSRLLAMRRDIFGLGALQLVACALVLGAIAKASGLSLPGAAITGISLALSATAIALQVLNERGELQAPYGQRSFAVLLFQDISVVPILALVPLFAMESAPAHASGSGLATAATMIGAIGAVVLVGRYLLNPFFRILASTGAREVMTAAALLLVLGTALLMQQAGMSMALGAFLAGVLLAESNFRHELEADIEPFRGLLLGLFFMSVGMAIDGALVLRSWPLLLAFALGLAVIKSALVAAVFRLTGSPAFDAMRAGVILSPAGEFAFVLIPLGAASGFLAAGQSDFIRALAAFTMLIGPVAAAAMERALKRIEPPAPTIDENFDGAHGKVLVVGFGRFGQVVSQILRTSGVETTIIDKDVEMIDVATRFGSKVYFGDGARLDVLRAAGAADARVICVAIDDRADAVKIVEMVKAEFPLTEVFARAYDRQHVLALLDAGVDFHMRETFESALSLGRFTLEALGVDNQEAEEIIEDVRDRDARRIVAQQQGGIYAGIDLITSKRLMKPEPLERPDSVGIRLNNDAIRAAEKVKEGEKAG, from the coding sequence ATGGAACACGCCAGCACCAGCTTTCTTCCCAGCATCCTCCTGTTTCTCGGCGCCGCGGTCATCGCGGTGCCGCTGTTCAAGCGCATCGGCCTCGGTGCCATTCTGGGCTATCTCGTGGCGGGGGTGGCGATCGGGCCGTCCGGCTTCGCATTGTTCACGGATACCGGCTCGATCCAGCACATCGGCGAGCTCGGCATCGTCCTGCTCCTCTTCGTGATCGGCCTCGAACTGCAGGTTTCGCGCCTGCTCGCCATGCGCCGCGATATCTTCGGCCTCGGTGCCCTGCAGCTCGTCGCCTGCGCCCTCGTCCTCGGCGCCATCGCCAAAGCGTCCGGCCTGTCGCTTCCCGGCGCCGCCATCACCGGCATTTCGCTCGCTTTGTCCGCGACCGCCATTGCCCTGCAGGTGCTCAACGAACGGGGCGAGCTGCAGGCGCCCTATGGTCAGCGCAGCTTCGCCGTGCTGCTGTTCCAGGACATCTCGGTGGTTCCCATCCTGGCGCTGGTGCCGCTCTTCGCGATGGAGAGCGCGCCTGCGCACGCCTCCGGCAGCGGGCTCGCGACCGCCGCCACGATGATCGGCGCGATCGGCGCCGTCGTGCTGGTCGGCCGCTATTTGCTCAATCCCTTCTTCCGCATCCTCGCCTCCACCGGCGCGCGCGAGGTGATGACGGCGGCCGCGCTCCTGCTGGTGCTCGGCACCGCGCTCCTGATGCAGCAGGCCGGCATGTCGATGGCGCTCGGGGCCTTCCTTGCCGGCGTTCTGCTGGCCGAATCGAATTTTCGCCACGAGCTCGAGGCCGATATCGAGCCCTTCCGCGGCCTCCTGCTCGGCCTGTTCTTCATGAGCGTCGGCATGGCCATCGACGGCGCCCTGGTGCTCCGCTCCTGGCCGCTCCTGCTCGCCTTCGCCCTCGGCCTGGCCGTCATCAAATCGGCGCTGGTCGCAGCGGTCTTCCGCCTCACCGGCTCACCGGCCTTCGATGCGATGCGCGCCGGCGTGATTCTCTCGCCGGCGGGCGAGTTCGCCTTCGTGCTGATTCCCCTCGGCGCGGCCTCGGGCTTCCTCGCCGCCGGCCAGTCCGACTTCATCAGGGCGCTCGCCGCCTTCACCATGCTGATCGGACCGGTCGCCGCCGCCGCGATGGAACGGGCGCTGAAGCGTATCGAGCCGCCCGCTCCGACGATCGACGAGAATTTCGACGGCGCCCACGGCAAGGTGCTGGTCGTCGGCTTCGGCCGGTTCGGCCAGGTGGTGAGCCAGATCCTGCGCACATCGGGCGTCGAGACCACCATCATCGACAAGGACGTGGAGATGATCGACGTCGCCACCCGCTTCGGCAGCAAGGTCTATTTCGGCGACGGCGCCAGGCTCGACGTGCTGCGGGCCGCGGGGGCGGCCGATGCACGGGTCATCTGCGTGGCCATCGACGACCGGGCGGATGCGGTGAAGATCGTCGAGATGGTCAAGGCGGAATTTCCGCTCACCGAGGTGTTCGCCAGGGCCTATGACCGCCAGCACGTCCTCGCTCTGCTCGACGCCGGCGTCGACTTCCACATGCGCGAGACCTTCGAGAGCGCCCTCAGCCTCGGCCGCTTCACGCTGGAGGCGCTCGGCGTCGACAATCAGGAAGCCGAGGAGATCATCGAGGATGTCCGCGACCGCGACGCCCGGCGCATCGTCGCCCAGCAGCAGGGCGGCATCTATGCCGGCATCGACCTGATCACCAGCAAGCGCCTGATGAAGCCGGAGCCGCTGGAGCGGCCGGACAGCGTCGGCATCCGGCTGAACAATGATGCCATCCGCGCCGCCGAGAAGGTGAAGGAAGGCGAAAAGGCCGGGTGA
- the groL gene encoding chaperonin GroEL (60 kDa chaperone family; promotes refolding of misfolded polypeptides especially under stressful conditions; forms two stacked rings of heptamers to form a barrel-shaped 14mer; ends can be capped by GroES; misfolded proteins enter the barrel where they are refolded when GroES binds): MAAKEVKFSTEARDKMLRGVDILANAVKVTLGPKGRNVVIEKSFGAPRITKDGVTVAKEIELTDKFENMGAQMVREVASKTNDTAGDGTTTATVLAQAIVREGAKAVAAGMNPMDLKRGIDMAVTAAIKDIAERSKKVANSAEIAQVGTISANGDAFIGGEIATAMQKVGNEGVITVEEAKSLDTEVDIVEGMQFDRGYLSPYFITNAEKMIADLEDPYILIHEKKLSGLQAMLPVLEAVVQTGKPLLIVAEDVEGEALATLVVNKLRGGLKIAAVKAPGFGDRRKAMLEDIAILTGGQVISDDLGIKLETVTLQMLGRAKKVTIEKEKTTIVDGAGKKTDIEGRVAQIKAQIEETTSDYDREKLQERLAKLAGGVAVIRVGGSTEVEVKEKKDRVDDALNATRAAVQEGIVPGGGVSLLRAKAAVSKLTSDNSDIRAGIKIVEKALEAPIRQICENSGVEGSIVVGKILENASQTFGFDAQNEEYVDMLEKGIVDPAKVVRTALQDAASVASLLITTEAMIGEAPKDKTPMPPMPGGGGMGGMDF; encoded by the coding sequence ATGGCTGCCAAGGAAGTCAAATTCTCCACGGAAGCGCGCGACAAGATGCTGCGCGGCGTGGACATTCTCGCCAATGCCGTCAAGGTCACGCTGGGCCCGAAGGGCCGCAACGTCGTGATCGAAAAGTCGTTCGGCGCGCCCCGCATCACCAAGGACGGCGTCACCGTCGCCAAGGAAATCGAACTGACCGACAAGTTCGAGAACATGGGCGCCCAGATGGTGCGTGAGGTCGCTTCCAAGACCAACGACACCGCCGGCGACGGCACCACCACCGCCACCGTCCTCGCCCAGGCCATCGTTCGCGAAGGCGCCAAGGCCGTGGCCGCCGGCATGAACCCGATGGACCTCAAGCGCGGCATCGACATGGCCGTGACCGCGGCCATCAAGGACATCGCCGAGCGTTCCAAGAAGGTCGCCAACTCCGCCGAGATCGCCCAGGTCGGCACCATCTCCGCCAATGGCGACGCCTTCATCGGCGGCGAAATCGCCACCGCGATGCAGAAGGTCGGCAATGAAGGCGTGATCACGGTCGAAGAGGCCAAGAGCCTCGACACCGAAGTCGACATCGTCGAAGGCATGCAGTTCGACCGCGGCTACCTGTCGCCCTACTTCATCACCAATGCCGAGAAGATGATCGCGGACCTCGAGGATCCCTATATCCTCATCCACGAGAAGAAGCTCTCGGGCCTCCAGGCCATGCTGCCGGTGCTCGAAGCCGTCGTCCAGACCGGCAAGCCGCTCCTCATCGTCGCTGAAGACGTCGAAGGCGAGGCTCTCGCCACGCTCGTCGTCAACAAGCTGCGCGGCGGCCTCAAGATCGCCGCCGTCAAGGCTCCCGGCTTCGGCGACCGCCGCAAGGCCATGCTGGAAGACATCGCCATCCTCACGGGCGGCCAGGTGATCTCCGACGACCTCGGCATCAAGCTCGAGACCGTCACGCTCCAGATGCTCGGCCGCGCCAAGAAGGTGACGATCGAGAAGGAAAAGACGACGATCGTCGACGGCGCCGGCAAGAAGACCGACATCGAAGGCCGCGTCGCCCAGATCAAGGCGCAGATCGAAGAGACCACCTCCGACTACGACCGCGAGAAGCTCCAGGAGCGCCTGGCCAAGCTCGCCGGCGGCGTCGCGGTGATCCGCGTCGGCGGCTCGACGGAAGTCGAAGTCAAGGAAAAGAAGGACCGCGTCGATGACGCCCTGAACGCGACCCGCGCGGCCGTCCAGGAAGGCATCGTGCCCGGCGGCGGCGTCTCGCTGCTGCGCGCCAAGGCTGCGGTTTCGAAGCTGACCTCCGACAATTCCGACATCCGTGCCGGCATCAAGATCGTCGAGAAGGCCCTCGAAGCCCCGATCCGCCAGATCTGCGAGAATTCGGGCGTCGAAGGCTCGATCGTCGTCGGCAAGATCCTTGAGAACGCATCGCAGACCTTCGGTTTCGACGCGCAGAACGAGGAATATGTCGACATGCTCGAAAAGGGCATCGTCGATCCGGCCAAGGTCGTGCGCACCGCGCTTCAGGACGCCGCTTCGGTGGCTTCGCTCCTGATCACCACGGAAGCGATGATCGGTGAAGCGCCGAAGGACAAGACCCCGATGCCCCCGATGCCGGGCGGCGGCGGCATGGGCGGCATGGACTTCTAA
- the groES gene encoding co-chaperone GroES, with product MKFRPLHDRVVVQRVDAEEKTKGGIIIPDTAKEKPQEGKVVAVGPGGRDEAGKLTPLDVKEGDRVLFGKWSGTEIKLDGEDYLIMKESDIMGIVA from the coding sequence ATGAAGTTCCGTCCGCTCCACGACCGCGTGGTCGTCCAGCGCGTCGATGCCGAGGAAAAGACCAAAGGCGGCATCATCATCCCCGACACGGCCAAGGAAAAGCCCCAGGAGGGCAAGGTCGTCGCCGTTGGTCCCGGCGGCCGCGACGAGGCCGGCAAGCTGACGCCCCTCGACGTGAAGGAAGGCGATCGCGTGCTGTTCGGCAAGTGGTCCGGCACCGAGATCAAGCTCGATGGTGAGGATTACCTCATCATGAAGGAATCCGACATCATGGGCATCGTCGCGTAA
- a CDS encoding DMT family transporter → MKTEASFHPVLMAGLGVTFFSFLDAVMKVITAAYPLTQAVALRYGSGTLFAVLAYLLFGDGWPKPAALRRNFLRAVIALCTAACFFTAIARLPLVEAITLTFLSPLLMALLGRLILKEPVAPRALVGILVGFAGVVVIVHGGETGAGRDFDLLGIAAALGCALFYALSMVLMRQQSAQDSIMTIVLLSNGFAFLLVMPASAWQWQPVSLSHWLMIGMAGIFGTAGNLCMAWAYARAPAGRLGIMEYSAFIWAMFFGYCIFAEIPTAWTLAGAALILAACIAATFGRARAA, encoded by the coding sequence ATGAAGACCGAGGCCTCCTTCCATCCGGTCCTCATGGCCGGGCTCGGGGTCACCTTCTTTTCCTTCCTCGATGCGGTGATGAAGGTGATCACCGCCGCCTACCCCCTCACCCAGGCGGTGGCGCTGCGCTACGGCTCGGGCACGCTGTTCGCGGTGCTGGCCTATCTCCTGTTCGGCGATGGCTGGCCGAAGCCGGCCGCCCTGCGCCGCAATTTCCTGCGCGCCGTCATCGCCCTGTGCACGGCCGCCTGCTTCTTCACCGCCATCGCCCGGCTTCCTCTGGTGGAGGCCATCACCCTCACCTTCCTGTCGCCGCTCCTGATGGCGCTGCTGGGACGGCTCATCCTGAAGGAACCGGTGGCGCCGCGCGCCCTCGTCGGCATCCTCGTCGGCTTTGCCGGCGTCGTCGTCATCGTGCATGGCGGCGAAACCGGAGCGGGGCGCGATTTCGACTTGCTGGGCATCGCCGCCGCCCTCGGCTGCGCGCTGTTCTACGCCCTCTCCATGGTGCTGATGCGCCAGCAGAGCGCGCAGGATTCGATCATGACGATCGTCCTGCTGTCCAACGGCTTCGCCTTCCTCCTCGTCATGCCGGCGAGCGCCTGGCAATGGCAGCCCGTCTCCCTTTCCCACTGGCTGATGATCGGCATGGCCGGGATCTTCGGGACCGCCGGCAATCTGTGCATGGCCTGGGCCTATGCGCGGGCGCCGGCGGGCCGGCTCGGCATCATGGAATATTCCGCCTTCATTTGGGCCATGTTCTTCGGTTACTGCATCTTCGCCGAGATTCCGACGGCATGGACGCTGGCCGGCGCCGCCCTGATCCTGGCCGCCTGCATCGCGGCGACATTCGGCAGGGCCCGCGCGGCATGA
- the hemA gene encoding 5-aminolevulinate synthase: MNYTAIFEDAVEMLRREKRYRVFADIERIAGRFPHALWRTPAGMREIVVWCSNDYLGMGQHEGSIEAMISAARRFGVGAGGTRNISGNSHQVVTLEEELADLHGKEAALVFTSGYVSNQTGIATLGRLLPDALILSDQLNHNSMIEGVRQSGREKAIFRHNDLDHLEDLLRKAGRERAKLIAFESVYSMDGDIAPIGRICDLAERYGAMTYLDEVHAVGMYGPRGGGIAERDGEMGRVDVIEGTLAKAFGALGGYVAAAAPVVDAIRSHAPGFIFTSALPPPVAAAAQASVRHLKTSQAERDAQQANAARTKAALIGAGLPVVLSQTHIVPVIVGDAERCKAASDMLLAEHGIYIQPINYPTVPRGTERLRITPTPFHGEALIAGLTEALVAVWRKLDLPFQPMAAAAE; encoded by the coding sequence ATGAATTATACGGCAATTTTCGAGGACGCGGTCGAGATGCTGAGGCGCGAGAAGCGCTACCGCGTCTTTGCCGACATCGAACGGATCGCCGGACGCTTCCCCCATGCCCTGTGGCGCACGCCGGCCGGCATGCGCGAGATCGTGGTGTGGTGCTCGAACGACTATCTCGGCATGGGCCAGCACGAAGGCTCGATCGAGGCGATGATCTCGGCGGCGCGCAGGTTCGGCGTCGGCGCCGGCGGCACCCGCAACATATCCGGCAACAGCCACCAGGTGGTGACGCTGGAGGAAGAACTCGCCGACCTCCACGGCAAGGAGGCGGCCCTGGTCTTCACCTCGGGCTACGTCTCCAACCAGACCGGCATCGCCACCCTCGGCAGGCTGCTGCCGGATGCCCTCATCCTGTCCGACCAGCTCAACCACAATTCGATGATCGAGGGCGTGCGCCAGTCCGGCCGCGAGAAGGCGATCTTCCGCCACAACGATCTCGACCACCTCGAGGACCTCCTGCGCAAGGCGGGCCGGGAGCGCGCCAAGCTGATCGCCTTCGAGAGCGTCTATTCCATGGACGGCGACATCGCGCCGATCGGCAGGATCTGCGATCTCGCCGAGCGCTACGGGGCGATGACCTATCTCGACGAGGTCCATGCCGTCGGCATGTACGGCCCGCGCGGCGGCGGTATCGCCGAGCGCGACGGCGAGATGGGGCGGGTCGACGTGATCGAGGGCACGCTCGCCAAGGCGTTCGGAGCCCTGGGCGGCTATGTCGCCGCCGCCGCGCCCGTCGTCGACGCCATCCGCTCGCATGCGCCGGGCTTCATCTTCACCTCGGCGCTGCCGCCGCCGGTGGCCGCCGCCGCGCAGGCTTCCGTCCGCCACCTCAAGACCTCGCAGGCCGAGCGCGACGCCCAGCAGGCCAACGCCGCCCGGACCAAGGCGGCGCTCATCGGCGCCGGCCTGCCCGTCGTGCTGTCGCAGACCCATATCGTGCCGGTGATCGTCGGCGACGCCGAACGCTGCAAGGCCGCGAGCGACATGCTGCTCGCCGAGCACGGCATCTATATCCAGCCGATCAACTACCCCACCGTGCCGCGCGGCACGGAGCGCCTGCGCATCACGCCGACGCCCTTCCATGGCGAGGCGCTGATCGCGGGGCTGACGGAGGCGCTGGTGGCGGTGTGGCGCAAGCTCGACCTGCCGTTCCAGCCGATGGCGGCAGCGGCGGAGTAG
- the murA gene encoding UDP-N-acetylglucosamine 1-carboxyvinyltransferase, with protein sequence MDRIKITGGAPLHGVIPISGAKNAALPLMIASLLSEDVLTLTNVPRLADVSLLARILGNHGIDVTIAGKRPGEVELTGQTVRLDARSIVDTTAPYELVSRMRASFWVLGPLLARMGKARVSLPGGCAIGTRPVDFLLMAMERLGATIDIDNGYVVAEAKGGLRGAEIDFPKVTVGGTHVALMAATLAQGTTVIHNAAREPEIVDVADCLLKMGAKIKGAGTATIEITGVSRLHGAHHRVISDRIETGTYAMCVAMAGGDVMLEGAEPALLQTALDVLAEAGAEITTTNEGIRVRRNGHGIDPVSVTTAPFPGFPTDLQAQLMGLMTKAKGRSRITETIFENRFMHVQELARLGAHIHLDGQTAIVEGVATLKGAPVMATDLRASVSLVIAGLAAQGETTVNRIYHLDRGFENLERKLAGCGAIIERISSEG encoded by the coding sequence ATGGATCGCATCAAGATCACCGGCGGCGCGCCGCTTCACGGCGTCATTCCGATTTCCGGCGCGAAGAATGCCGCACTGCCCCTGATGATCGCGAGCCTGCTCTCCGAAGACGTGCTGACGCTGACCAACGTGCCGCGCCTCGCCGACGTGTCGCTGCTGGCCCGAATCCTCGGCAATCACGGCATCGACGTCACCATCGCCGGCAAGCGCCCGGGCGAGGTGGAGCTGACGGGGCAGACGGTGCGCCTCGACGCCCGCTCCATCGTCGACACCACCGCGCCCTATGAGCTCGTCTCGCGCATGCGCGCCAGCTTCTGGGTGCTCGGCCCGCTGCTCGCCCGCATGGGCAAGGCCCGCGTCTCGCTGCCGGGCGGCTGCGCCATCGGCACGCGCCCGGTCGACTTCCTGCTGATGGCGATGGAGCGCCTCGGCGCCACCATCGACATCGACAACGGCTATGTCGTCGCCGAAGCCAAGGGCGGCCTCAGGGGCGCCGAGATCGATTTCCCGAAAGTGACCGTCGGCGGCACCCATGTCGCGCTGATGGCGGCGACGCTGGCGCAGGGCACCACCGTCATCCACAACGCGGCGCGCGAGCCCGAGATCGTCGACGTCGCCGACTGCCTCCTCAAGATGGGCGCCAAGATCAAGGGCGCCGGCACCGCCACCATCGAGATCACGGGCGTCTCCCGGCTGCACGGGGCCCATCATCGCGTCATCTCCGACCGGATCGAAACCGGCACCTATGCGATGTGCGTGGCGATGGCCGGCGGCGACGTCATGCTCGAAGGCGCCGAGCCCGCCCTCCTGCAGACCGCGCTCGACGTGCTGGCCGAGGCCGGCGCCGAGATCACCACCACCAATGAAGGCATCCGCGTGCGCCGCAACGGCCACGGCATCGATCCGGTCTCCGTGACGACGGCGCCCTTCCCCGGCTTCCCGACCGACCTGCAGGCCCAGCTCATGGGCCTGATGACCAAGGCGAAGGGCCGCTCGCGCATCACCGAGACGATCTTCGAGAACCGCTTCATGCATGTGCAGGAACTCGCCCGCCTCGGCGCCCACATCCATCTCGACGGCCAGACGGCAATCGTCGAGGGCGTCGCCACCCTCAAGGGCGCCCCGGTGATGGCGACCGACCTGCGCGCCTCGGTATCGCTGGTGATCGCGGGCCTGGCGGCCCAGGGCGAGACCACCGTCAACCGCATCTATCACCTCGACCGCGGCTTCGAGAATCTGGAGCGCAAGCTGGCCGGCTGCGGCGCGATCATCGAGCGCATCTCGAGCGAGGGCTGA